A single window of Methylomarinum sp. Ch1-1 DNA harbors:
- a CDS encoding IS4 family transposase, which translates to MGWAKEELSRIDLGDQRLNARSIKLLQQFAAKPAASIPGACGGWAETIAAYRFFAQEEIDWRDILQPHIDCSFTRMRAQPVVLCLQDTTELDFNGRQTQGLGPLSYEAQRGMYVHPTYAVTPERLPLGVLDAWMWAREAKDEQGERPGILESLRWIEGYERIAERATELPETRLVYVADREADILALMQRADALGNPADWLIRAKHNRKLTGETDKLWDKVAKTDTLGELSFYLPPRAGRQGRKIVQQMRTLRISFPAENGGTFEATAILAKEVDPPAGEKPLEWRLLTNRAANVSVHGV; encoded by the coding sequence ATGGGATGGGCAAAGGAAGAATTATCACGGATCGATCTTGGAGATCAACGGTTGAATGCACGTTCAATCAAACTGCTTCAACAGTTTGCCGCAAAGCCGGCGGCCAGTATTCCTGGGGCCTGTGGCGGCTGGGCGGAAACCATAGCCGCCTATCGCTTCTTTGCTCAAGAAGAGATCGATTGGCGCGATATTCTGCAGCCGCATATAGACTGCTCGTTCACGCGGATGCGTGCGCAACCGGTGGTGTTATGTTTACAAGATACCACGGAGTTGGATTTCAACGGTCGCCAAACGCAAGGGTTGGGCCCGTTATCGTATGAAGCGCAACGCGGAATGTATGTGCATCCGACCTATGCGGTGACGCCAGAGCGTTTACCCTTAGGCGTCCTGGATGCTTGGATGTGGGCGCGCGAAGCGAAAGATGAACAAGGTGAACGCCCCGGTATTTTGGAGAGTTTACGCTGGATCGAGGGCTACGAACGGATAGCCGAACGAGCGACCGAGTTGCCGGAGACCCGCTTGGTGTACGTGGCGGATCGAGAGGCCGATATCTTGGCTTTAATGCAACGAGCGGATGCGCTTGGCAATCCGGCGGATTGGCTGATTCGAGCGAAGCATAACCGTAAGTTGACCGGAGAAACGGACAAGCTATGGGATAAAGTCGCCAAAACCGATACCCTCGGCGAGCTGAGTTTTTACCTACCACCACGCGCTGGCCGCCAAGGGCGAAAGATTGTCCAACAGATGCGAACACTGCGCATCAGTTTTCCCGCCGAAAATGGAGGAACGTTCGAGGCGACCGCGATTTTAGCCAAAGAAGTCGATCCGCCGGCGGGTGAAAAGCCCTTGGAATGGCGATTGCTGACGAACCGTGCCGCGAACGTAAGCGTTCACGGGGTTTAA